The proteins below are encoded in one region of Neisseria bacilliformis:
- the mlaE gene encoding lipid asymmetry maintenance ABC transporter permease subunit MlaE — protein sequence MDFIQTVGAKTLAFIRSIGSVCLFFAQILAHSGTSLLRLRLSVRQVYFAGVLSVLIIAVSGLFVGMVLGLQGYTQLAKFKSADILGYMVAASLLRELGPVLAAILFASSAGGAMTSEIGLMKTTEQLEAMNVMAVNPVARVVAPRFWAGVFSMPLLASIFNVAGIYGAYLVGVEWLGLDGGIFWSQMQNNIAFGYDVLNGLIKSACFGVAVTLIAVHQGFHCVPTSEGILRASTRTVVSSALTVLAVDFILTAFMFTG from the coding sequence ATGGACTTCATTCAAACCGTCGGCGCGAAAACGCTGGCCTTCATCCGCTCGATCGGCAGCGTCTGCCTGTTTTTCGCGCAGATACTCGCCCACTCCGGCACATCGCTGCTGCGCCTGCGGCTTTCCGTGCGGCAGGTGTATTTTGCCGGCGTGCTCTCGGTGCTGATTATCGCCGTGTCCGGCCTGTTTGTCGGCATGGTGCTGGGCTTGCAGGGCTACACCCAGCTGGCCAAATTCAAATCGGCCGACATTCTGGGCTATATGGTGGCCGCCTCGCTGCTGCGCGAACTCGGCCCCGTCTTGGCGGCGATTCTGTTTGCCAGCAGCGCGGGCGGCGCGATGACCAGCGAAATCGGCCTGATGAAAACCACCGAACAGCTCGAAGCGATGAACGTGATGGCGGTCAACCCCGTCGCCCGCGTCGTCGCCCCGCGCTTTTGGGCGGGCGTGTTTTCCATGCCGCTTCTGGCCTCGATTTTCAACGTGGCCGGCATCTACGGCGCGTATCTCGTCGGCGTCGAGTGGCTCGGGCTGGACGGCGGTATTTTCTGGTCGCAGATGCAGAACAACATCGCCTTCGGCTACGACGTGCTCAACGGCCTGATCAAATCCGCCTGCTTCGGCGTGGCCGTTACCCTGATTGCCGTGCACCAGGGCTTCCACTGCGTGCCCACCTCCGAAGGCATCCTGCGCGCCAGCACCCGCACCGTCGTCTCCTCCGCGCTCACCGTGCTGGCCGTCGATTTCATCCTCACCGCATTTATGTTCACCGGATAA
- the purH gene encoding bifunctional phosphoribosylaminoimidazolecarboxamide formyltransferase/IMP cyclohydrolase, translating to MSTQKIQRALISLSDKTGAVEFARALAAKGVEILSTGGTSKLLADAGIPVIEVADYTGFPEMLDGRVKTLHPKIHGGILGRRDLEAHTAKMAEHGIGNIDLVAVNLYPFAATIAKPGCTLEDAIENIDIGGPTMVRSAAKNWKHVAIVTDNADFAAIIAELEHSDGLSDKTRFNLARKAFSHTAQYDGMISNYLTSLSDDVLAGEPQIGEFPQQFNQSWLKVQEMRYGENPHQRAAFYRDLAPFAGSLSSYKQLQGKELSYNNITDADAAWEMVKSFDAPACVIVKHANPCGAAVADNTLNAYRLAYATDTTSAFGGIIAFNREVDGATAKQITDNQFMEVLIAPKFTAEALEITAAKKNVRVLEIPLGDGANRFELKRVGGGLLVQTPDIHRIRREDLKVVSKRQPTEQEWHDLLFVWNVAKFVKSNAVVFGKGGQTYGIGAGQMSRVDSTRIAARKAQDAGLDLHGACAASDAFFPFRDGVDVIADQGIKAVIHPAGSVRDEEVFAAADEHGMAMVVTGVRHFRH from the coding sequence ATCAGCCTTTCCGACAAAACCGGCGCAGTCGAATTTGCCCGCGCCCTCGCCGCAAAAGGCGTGGAAATCCTCTCCACCGGCGGCACGTCCAAGCTCTTGGCCGACGCTGGCATCCCCGTGATCGAAGTCGCCGACTACACCGGTTTCCCCGAAATGCTCGACGGCCGCGTGAAAACGCTGCACCCGAAAATTCACGGCGGCATCCTCGGCCGGCGCGATTTGGAAGCGCACACCGCCAAAATGGCCGAACACGGCATCGGCAACATCGATTTGGTCGCCGTAAACCTCTACCCCTTCGCCGCCACCATCGCCAAACCCGGCTGCACCCTCGAAGACGCGATTGAAAACATCGACATCGGCGGCCCGACGATGGTGCGCTCCGCCGCGAAAAACTGGAAACACGTCGCCATCGTTACCGACAACGCCGATTTCGCCGCCATCATCGCCGAGCTGGAACATTCAGACGGCCTTTCCGACAAAACCCGCTTCAATCTCGCCCGCAAAGCGTTCAGCCACACCGCCCAATACGACGGCATGATTTCCAACTACCTCACTTCGCTTTCAGACGACGTGTTGGCAGGCGAACCGCAAATCGGCGAATTTCCGCAGCAGTTCAACCAAAGCTGGCTCAAAGTGCAGGAAATGCGCTACGGCGAAAACCCGCACCAGCGCGCCGCGTTCTACCGCGACCTTGCCCCCTTTGCCGGCAGCCTTTCCAGCTATAAACAGTTGCAGGGCAAAGAATTGTCGTACAACAACATCACCGATGCCGATGCCGCTTGGGAAATGGTCAAATCGTTCGACGCGCCCGCCTGCGTGATTGTGAAACACGCCAACCCCTGCGGCGCGGCCGTGGCCGACAACACGCTCAACGCCTACCGCCTCGCCTACGCCACCGACACCACCAGCGCGTTCGGCGGCATTATCGCGTTCAACCGCGAAGTGGACGGCGCAACCGCTAAACAGATTACCGACAATCAGTTTATGGAAGTGCTGATCGCGCCCAAATTCACCGCCGAAGCCCTCGAAATCACCGCCGCCAAGAAAAACGTGCGCGTGCTGGAAATCCCGCTCGGCGACGGCGCGAACCGGTTCGAACTCAAACGCGTCGGCGGCGGCCTGTTGGTGCAAACGCCCGACATCCACCGCATCCGCCGCGAAGATTTGAAAGTCGTCTCCAAACGGCAGCCCACCGAGCAGGAATGGCATGATTTGCTGTTCGTGTGGAACGTGGCCAAATTCGTCAAATCCAATGCCGTCGTGTTCGGCAAAGGCGGCCAAACCTACGGCATCGGCGCAGGCCAGATGAGCCGCGTGGACAGCACCCGCATCGCCGCCCGCAAAGCGCAGGACGCGGGCTTGGATTTACACGGCGCGTGTGCCGCGTCGGACGCATTCTTCCCCTTCCGCGACGGCGTGGACGTAATCGCCGATCAGGGCATCAAGGCCGTGATCCACCCCGCCGGCTCGGTGCGCGACGAAGAAGTGTTCGCCGCAGCGGACGAGCACGGCATGGCGATGGTGGTAACCGGCGTGCGCCATTTCCGCCATTGA
- a CDS encoding SMI1/KNR4 family protein encodes MNYTEYAAATENRLGLPLPATYKRMVSDGLLPDLCAVGFEFEIPDADTLVEYYGEFADPDSLLPLKAQYLNSVAPFAGAGNGDVYVFYYENGAAEPLVARLVHDDDFCEILAKNFDDFVFRKLLSAANECYETDSEDYRAELLAQLETHRPYLTPERAAALAETYRRPFSRDQWDDPYILEEDELNALLQRHAPFARYDEEWDAIEWGD; translated from the coding sequence ATGAACTACACCGAATACGCCGCCGCAACGGAAAACCGCCTCGGCCTGCCCCTGCCTGCCACCTACAAACGCATGGTTTCAGACGGCCTTTTGCCCGATCTGTGCGCCGTCGGCTTCGAGTTTGAAATACCCGATGCCGACACCCTGGTCGAATATTACGGAGAGTTTGCCGACCCCGACAGCCTGCTGCCGCTGAAAGCGCAATACCTGAACAGCGTCGCCCCCTTCGCCGGTGCGGGCAACGGCGACGTTTACGTTTTCTACTACGAAAACGGCGCGGCCGAACCGCTGGTTGCCCGCCTGGTGCACGACGACGACTTCTGCGAAATCCTGGCAAAAAACTTCGACGATTTTGTCTTCCGCAAGCTGCTGTCCGCCGCCAACGAATGCTACGAAACCGACAGCGAAGACTACCGCGCCGAGCTGCTGGCGCAGCTGGAAACCCACCGCCCCTACCTCACACCCGAACGCGCCGCCGCGCTGGCCGAAACCTACCGCCGCCCGTTTTCCCGCGACCAATGGGACGACCCCTACATTCTGGAAGAAGACGAATTGAACGCCCTGCTGCAACGCCACGCCCCGTTTGCGCGTTACGACGAAGAATGGGATGCGATCGAATGGGGCGACTGA
- a CDS encoding ABC transporter ATP-binding protein — MPQPFIEMNNVAFAYGDRPILNGVSFAVERGSFAAVMGGSGSGKTTLMRLITGQIRPQSGQVLIEGRNLARFTSAELYEHRRRMGVLFQHGALFTDLSVYDNIAFPMRELTDLPEAVIRDLVLLKLNAVGLRGVENMMPAELSGGMARRAALARTIALDPEIMLYDEPFTGLDPISLGVIAHLISRTNKALRSTSIMVTHDIEKSLQIVDQVIFLAHGEIMFSGTPQQMRELDSPWVKQFVGGEADGPVAFRYPAPTTLQDDLLNTGKTK; from the coding sequence ATGCCCCAGCCCTTCATCGAAATGAACAACGTCGCCTTCGCCTACGGCGACCGCCCGATACTGAACGGTGTCAGCTTCGCCGTCGAACGGGGCAGCTTCGCCGCCGTGATGGGCGGCTCGGGCAGCGGCAAAACCACCCTCATGCGCCTGATTACCGGCCAAATCCGCCCGCAAAGCGGCCAAGTGCTGATCGAAGGCCGCAACCTCGCCCGCTTCACATCCGCCGAACTCTACGAACACCGCCGCCGCATGGGCGTTTTGTTCCAGCACGGCGCGCTGTTCACCGACCTTTCCGTGTACGACAACATCGCCTTCCCGATGCGCGAGCTGACCGACCTGCCCGAAGCCGTCATCCGCGATCTGGTGCTGCTCAAACTCAACGCCGTCGGCCTGCGCGGCGTGGAAAACATGATGCCCGCCGAACTCTCCGGCGGCATGGCGCGCCGCGCCGCCCTCGCCCGCACCATCGCGCTCGACCCCGAAATCATGCTCTACGACGAGCCGTTTACCGGCCTCGACCCGATTTCGCTGGGCGTCATCGCCCATCTCATCAGCCGCACCAACAAAGCCCTGCGCTCTACCAGCATTATGGTTACCCACGACATCGAAAAATCGCTGCAAATCGTCGACCAAGTGATTTTTCTGGCGCACGGCGAAATCATGTTTTCCGGCACGCCGCAACAAATGCGCGAACTCGATTCGCCGTGGGTGAAACAATTTGTCGGCGGCGAGGCCGACGGCCCCGTCGCCTTCCGCTATCCCGCGCCGACCACCTTGCAGGACGACCTGCTGAACACAGGGAAAACCAAATGA
- a CDS encoding STAS domain-containing protein — protein MNCELRDGVLHLSGDITVKTVQPAAYHRFCQLCRQNAAALDLSAVGRADSACLSLLLAALRANSGIALRSLPPAVSALAELYEVREWMPL, from the coding sequence ATGAACTGCGAACTTCGCGACGGCGTGCTCCACCTCTCCGGCGACATCACCGTCAAAACCGTGCAGCCGGCCGCCTACCACCGCTTCTGCCAACTGTGCCGCCAAAACGCCGCCGCGCTCGACCTCTCCGCCGTCGGCCGCGCCGACTCCGCCTGCCTCTCCCTGCTCCTGGCCGCCCTGCGCGCCAACAGCGGCATCGCCCTGCGCAGCCTCCCCCCCGCCGTGTCCGCACTGGCCGAACTCTACGAAGTCCGAGAATGGATGCCCCTATGA
- a CDS encoding MlaC/ttg2D family ABC transporter substrate-binding protein, with product MKTTFYIAAIIAFAATGSAYATPQQAVGQVRENAAQVLNILKKANGSNDAAVRKEAENYALPYFDFQRMTAQAVGRPWAQATAEQKQALTREFQALLIRTYSGTMLKFKNSAVDVKGNPLVNKGGKEIVVRAEISSQSGGKPVNMDFTVYQSGGKYRVYNVAVEGASLVTVYRNQFGETIKNKGFDGLIQDLKSKNGGR from the coding sequence ATGAAAACAACCTTCTACATAGCAGCCATCATCGCCTTCGCCGCCACCGGCAGCGCGTACGCCACCCCGCAGCAGGCCGTCGGCCAAGTGCGCGAAAACGCCGCGCAGGTTTTGAACATCCTGAAAAAAGCCAACGGCAGCAACGACGCCGCCGTGCGCAAAGAAGCCGAAAACTACGCCCTGCCCTACTTCGACTTCCAGCGCATGACCGCCCAGGCCGTCGGCCGCCCGTGGGCGCAGGCCACAGCCGAGCAGAAACAGGCGCTCACCCGCGAATTCCAGGCCCTGCTCATCCGCACCTACTCCGGCACCATGCTCAAATTCAAAAACTCCGCCGTCGATGTCAAAGGCAACCCCCTTGTCAACAAAGGCGGCAAAGAAATCGTCGTGCGCGCCGAAATCAGCAGCCAAAGCGGTGGCAAACCCGTCAACATGGACTTCACCGTCTACCAAAGCGGCGGCAAATACCGCGTGTACAACGTGGCCGTCGAAGGCGCGAGCCTCGTTACCGTCTACCGCAACCAGTTTGGCGAAACCATCAAAAACAAAGGCTTCGACGGCCTGATCCAAGACCTCAAAAGCAAAAACGGCGGCAGATAA
- the mlaD gene encoding outer membrane lipid asymmetry maintenance protein MlaD, with protein sequence MKRNILEFWVGLFVLAGAAALGFLSLRVAGGGGFGGGASQGYTVYAEFSDIGGLKTQAPIKASGVLVGRVQSITLDPQTYRAKVALQLDKQYQFSSDVSAQILTSGLLGEQYIGLMQGGDPENLAPGDTITLTSSALVLENLIGKFMTNFAEGNAKPSEKTASGEE encoded by the coding sequence ATGAAACGGAATATCTTGGAATTTTGGGTCGGACTCTTCGTCCTCGCCGGCGCGGCCGCGCTGGGCTTTCTCTCGCTGCGCGTGGCCGGCGGCGGCGGTTTCGGCGGCGGCGCGTCGCAGGGCTACACCGTGTATGCCGAATTTTCCGACATCGGCGGCCTGAAAACCCAGGCACCCATCAAAGCCTCCGGCGTGCTGGTCGGCCGCGTGCAGAGCATCACCCTCGACCCGCAGACCTACCGCGCCAAAGTCGCCCTGCAACTGGACAAACAGTACCAGTTCAGCAGCGACGTTTCCGCGCAAATCCTCACCTCCGGCCTTTTGGGCGAACAATACATCGGCCTGATGCAGGGCGGCGACCCCGAAAACCTCGCCCCCGGCGACACCATCACCCTCACCAGCTCCGCGCTGGTGCTGGAAAACCTCATCGGCAAATTCATGACCAACTTTGCCGAAGGCAACGCCAAGCCCTCGGAAAAAACCGCAAGCGGCGAAGAATAA